One genomic window of Streptomyces sp. WP-1 includes the following:
- a CDS encoding DUF3037 domain-containing protein — protein sequence MSETHIHMAGHVTERHITRAGQGGDRDVFEYALIRVVPRIERGECLNAGVAVYCRARGYVGARTHLDENRLRALDPAADAAGIRAALGAIERHCAGGAEAGQAAGDDAGRRFRWLIAPRSTVVQPGPVHTGLTADPAAETERLLDLLVR from the coding sequence GTGAGCGAGACACATATCCACATGGCCGGTCATGTGACCGAGCGCCACATCACCCGGGCCGGCCAGGGCGGCGACCGGGACGTCTTCGAGTACGCGCTGATCAGGGTCGTACCCCGGATCGAACGCGGGGAGTGCCTGAACGCGGGCGTGGCCGTCTACTGCCGCGCCCGGGGCTACGTCGGCGCCCGCACCCACCTGGACGAGAACCGGCTGCGCGCCCTGGACCCGGCGGCCGACGCGGCCGGGATCAGGGCGGCGCTCGGCGCGATCGAGCGGCACTGCGCGGGCGGCGCGGAGGCCGGGCAGGCGGCCGGGGACGACGCCGGGCGGCGGTTCCGCTGGCTGATCGCGCCCCGCTCCACCGTGGTCCAGCCCGGCCCGGTGCACACCGGCCTGACCGCCGACCCGGCCGCCGAGACGGAGCGATTGCTGGACCTCCTGGTGAGGTAA
- a CDS encoding pyridoxamine 5'-phosphate oxidase family protein has product MSVTPQRRGRRIMMSPGELDAFLAEERTCRVATVSADGAPHASALWFLWDGGALWLYSLVRSRRWTQLGRDPRVAVVVDTGEVYGELRGAELAGRVEFVGEAPRTGLPCPELAAVETAFARKYFGLDELPHDGRHAWARLVPERIASWDFRKLGSL; this is encoded by the coding sequence ATGTCCGTCACTCCGCAGCGCCGGGGCCGCAGGATCATGATGTCGCCCGGCGAGCTGGACGCGTTCCTGGCCGAGGAGCGCACCTGCCGGGTCGCGACCGTCTCCGCCGACGGCGCCCCGCACGCGAGCGCGCTCTGGTTCCTCTGGGACGGCGGCGCGCTGTGGCTCTACTCCCTGGTGCGCAGTCGGCGTTGGACCCAGCTCGGCCGCGATCCCCGGGTGGCGGTGGTGGTCGACACGGGCGAGGTGTACGGCGAGTTGCGGGGGGCCGAGCTGGCGGGCCGCGTGGAGTTCGTCGGCGAGGCGCCCCGCACCGGGCTGCCGTGCCCCGAACTCGCCGCCGTGGAAACGGCGTTCGCCCGCAAGTACTTCGGCCTGGACGAGCTGCCGCACGACGGCCGGCACGCGTGGGCGCGGCTGGTGCCGGAGCGGATCGCCTCCTGGGACTTCCGCAAACTCGGCTCGCTGTGA
- a CDS encoding cysteine hydrolase, translating into MAAYERLGDLLDPARTVLLTVECQRGVVGPDAALPELARAARSSGALGNVARLVDGAHRAGVQVIHAIAERRPDGRGASRNARLFRAAERLPVHQLSGSTAVRVAPPIEVAEEDLVVRRLHGLSPLHGTGVDALLRNLGCHTLVVTGVSANVAIPNAVFDAVNLGYAAVVPADAIAGVPADYTAAMIRHTLALVATVTTTDEVLGRLAPPRRGRPQ; encoded by the coding sequence GTGGCGGCGTACGAGCGACTGGGCGACCTCCTCGATCCCGCGCGCACCGTGCTGCTGACCGTGGAGTGCCAGCGGGGTGTGGTGGGACCGGACGCCGCCCTGCCCGAACTCGCCCGCGCGGCCCGCTCCTCGGGAGCCCTCGGCAATGTCGCCCGGCTGGTCGACGGCGCGCACCGGGCCGGTGTCCAGGTGATCCACGCGATCGCCGAGCGCCGCCCGGACGGCCGGGGCGCGAGCCGCAACGCCCGGCTGTTCCGCGCCGCCGAACGGCTGCCCGTGCACCAGCTGTCCGGCAGCACGGCGGTGCGGGTCGCGCCGCCGATCGAGGTCGCCGAGGAGGATCTCGTCGTACGACGGCTGCACGGGCTGTCCCCGCTGCACGGGACCGGCGTCGACGCCCTGCTGCGCAACCTCGGCTGCCACACCCTGGTCGTCACCGGCGTCTCGGCCAACGTGGCGATTCCCAACGCGGTGTTCGACGCGGTCAACCTCGGCTACGCCGCCGTCGTCCCGGCCGACGCCATCGCCGGGGTGCCCGCCGACTACACCGCCGCGATGATCCGCCACACCCTCGCCCTGGTCGCCACCGTCACGACCACCGACGAGGTGCTCGGCCGCCTCGCGCCCCCGCGCCGCGGCCGGCCCCAGTAA
- a CDS encoding HipA family kinase, translating into MLKEVTVTRYITPLREGGSLPGLVEADDFGTYVMKFTGAGQGRKTLVAEVVCGELARRLGFRTPRLVTVELDAVLGLGEPEQQVQDLLRGSGGTNLGMDFLSGALGYDPLAFAVSPEEAGRIIWFDALINNVDRSWRNPNLLVHRGELWLIDHGATMIWHHNWPAAEKSAARPYDAAEHALAGFAPDLAAAAADLAPRVTEDLLTEVTAEIPDAWLTGEPGFDTPDELRRAYARPLLARAAVIAERITGTGTGIQEDK; encoded by the coding sequence ATGCTCAAGGAAGTCACCGTGACCCGCTACATCACGCCGCTGCGTGAGGGCGGCTCGCTGCCGGGGCTCGTCGAGGCCGACGACTTCGGGACCTACGTCATGAAGTTCACCGGAGCCGGACAGGGCCGCAAGACCCTGGTCGCCGAGGTGGTGTGCGGCGAACTCGCCCGGCGCCTCGGCTTCCGCACGCCCCGCCTGGTCACCGTCGAACTGGACGCCGTGCTCGGACTCGGCGAACCCGAACAGCAGGTGCAGGACCTGCTGCGCGGCAGCGGCGGCACCAACCTCGGCATGGACTTCCTCTCCGGCGCCCTCGGCTACGACCCGCTCGCCTTCGCGGTGAGCCCCGAGGAGGCCGGGCGGATCATCTGGTTCGACGCGCTGATCAACAACGTGGACCGCTCCTGGCGCAACCCCAACCTCCTGGTCCACCGGGGCGAGCTGTGGCTCATCGACCACGGCGCCACCATGATCTGGCACCACAACTGGCCCGCCGCCGAGAAGTCCGCGGCCCGCCCCTACGACGCCGCCGAGCACGCCCTCGCCGGCTTCGCCCCCGACCTCGCCGCGGCCGCCGCCGACCTCGCACCCCGCGTCACCGAGGACCTGCTCACCGAGGTCACCGCCGAGATCCCGGACGCCTGGCTCACCGGCGAACCCGGCTTCGACACCCCGGACGAGCTGCGCCGGGCCTACGCGCGCCCGCTGCTCGCCCGCGCGGCCGTCATCGCCGAGCGCATCACCGGCACCGGCACCGGCATCCAGGAGGACAAGTGA